AATAAGTTTGTTTGATTTGTAAAAGATACTTTGATGGAGTAAACTTTTTACGTTATTCTTCAAATAAGGTGATTCCGGGTGGAATCACCTTTATTTTCCTAATCAATATATCTTTTAGAAGCCATAACTTGATTTAGCTCTAAGGTTAAAATTTGTTCGTTTTGCACCAATTTAATCAGGTCTTCAGCATTAGCATATATTAGTACTCCATAGGATTTAACACCATTTTCTTCAACATAATTTAAGGCTTTTTCATAATATTCATGTCTATTGGGACGACCTTCTAAAACATTTATAGCATCTTTTCTATCTATGGCATACTTTAGTAAATCCTTAAAGTGTAGCTCATATCCTCTTGGCTCAGGATATGTTGCTTCATGATCAAGACCTACTGGGTTGACTAACCATTCCATAAAATCCAAGGCAGGGTATTTTTCTACATTAGGTTTATCAAAGGTAGCTTTAATACTAGGTCTCGTTATAAAACCAAGTAAATCCCAAGCGGTATCATCATCTGGTGAAGCTATTCTGACACCAACCCAAACAAAGTTTATATCACGATATTTTAACTGCAACTGATGTAGTTCTTCCATGGTTAAATCCTTTTCAAATGTAATCCAAGACGAAGTATATGCCACAGGACTTAATTTCTTGACATGGTTCATAACACGTTCTTTTTGTTCCTTAGAGTCTTCTACATTGAACCAATCAGGTATTCTTACTGTTTTAAAGTTAAACGATTTGTCATTAATCCAACTGGTATGGTTAGTAATATAATTGCGCCTTTTCAGTTTAGAATTTACGTAATTTATTTCTTCAGTAAAAAGATTTGTACGAAAATAATATATATCGTATTCACCTAGTCCCTGTCTATCTACATTTACTAGACTTGATAAAGCAAATCCAGGATAGTTTAATTCTGTAATGGCTTGCATATCAAAATTAATATCTTGTTCAACTTCTCCTACTGTGACCTTCCCTGGATTATAATATAGGCTATCAATTAAAGGGGATATAATAAAAAATATTCCTAATAATAGTGCTATCATTATGCCAACAGAAGTTAATACGACTTTTCTCAGCCTATTATTAACACTTTTTTTAATTTCAATAGACTCATCTCTATACTCTTCATCTTTCCTAAAGGATGTATTAAAATCAAAATCAATTATATCTGCAAGATACTCTTCTATTGCCTCATATTTTTCAAGTTCTTTCTCTACTAGGAGTTTTTCTTCTTCTGATGTTTCACCTTTTTTATATTTACTCATCAATTCTTTAAAATTCATTTCTCGCCCTCCAATTTAAGCTTCAACTTTTTCCTAGCTCTAAATAACAATACCTTAGCATTGCTTTCTGTTAATCCTGTAGTCTTAATAATTTCCTTTAGAGTAAAATTACAATAATAATATAGTATTATAACTTCCCTATAGGAAGAAGGTAGAGCCATGACCTGTCCATAAAGTCTCCTCTTTTCTTCAGCATCGATTAACTTATCCAATGGAGTTTCTTCAAGGACTAACATATAATCTAGCTTGTCAATATCACTGAATTCTTTATCTTTTCTAATGTGATCTAAGAATAGATTTTTACAAACTCTAAAGAGCCAATACTTTATATATGATATATTATCATCAAAGGATAATATGGCTTTAAAAAAGGTATCACTAGCTAGATCCTGTGCCATATGATGGTCTTTACATAAAGAAAATGCATAAAGATAAAGTTCTTTATCGTATTTTATATATAATTTTTCTAGTTGGTCATCTAGCATGAAGAAAGCCCCTTTCACTTAATAAACGAAATAGAAGTATAAAGGTTACATTTTTTAAGAATTATAAAAAATAAAAATTTATGATTACATTTTTAGTATACAATATAATTAAGGATGAGCTAATTAATATAAGTAGATTTATATTATTTATTGAATAAGTCCAGCTAAGAATTGTCAATAACTAAAATAAAAATATCTGATATATTAGTCAATTAAAAAAGGGTAATTTTAATAAGCCTTTTGATTCAATATCAAAAAGTAAGAATACTTTATGGAATTACACTATGCAGCGATGTCGCATTTCGCTTTCGAGTAATTCATTTGATGTTCTTCTGGAGTGATGATTTCAAACCCTTTTTTATCACGCAAGATGGCAAATACAATGTTGCATACTTTATGCATAATAGCTCCAAGAGCTACCAT
The DNA window shown above is from Tissierella sp. Yu-01 and carries:
- a CDS encoding anti sigma factor C-terminal domain-containing protein, whose amino-acid sequence is MNFKELMSKYKKGETSEEEKLLVEKELEKYEAIEEYLADIIDFDFNTSFRKDEEYRDESIEIKKSVNNRLRKVVLTSVGIMIALLLGIFFIISPLIDSLYYNPGKVTVGEVEQDINFDMQAITELNYPGFALSSLVNVDRQGLGEYDIYYFRTNLFTEEINYVNSKLKRRNYITNHTSWINDKSFNFKTVRIPDWFNVEDSKEQKERVMNHVKKLSPVAYTSSWITFEKDLTMEELHQLQLKYRDINFVWVGVRIASPDDDTAWDLLGFITRPSIKATFDKPNVEKYPALDFMEWLVNPVGLDHEATYPEPRGYELHFKDLLKYAIDRKDAINVLEGRPNRHEYYEKALNYVEENGVKSYGVLIYANAEDLIKLVQNEQILTLELNQVMASKRYID
- a CDS encoding RNA polymerase sigma factor — protein: MLDDQLEKLYIKYDKELYLYAFSLCKDHHMAQDLASDTFFKAILSFDDNISYIKYWLFRVCKNLFLDHIRKDKEFSDIDKLDYMLVLEETPLDKLIDAEEKRRLYGQVMALPSSYREVIILYYYCNFTLKEIIKTTGLTESNAKVLLFRARKKLKLKLEGEK